In one Brassica oleracea var. oleracea cultivar TO1000 chromosome C9, BOL, whole genome shotgun sequence genomic region, the following are encoded:
- the LOC106315407 gene encoding protein DA1-related 4-like isoform X1 has protein sequence MEFMKPKAARVMPPMMSEYRHSVNIICEESVQYHIVSHLCAALRREGISVFVDSCGSQETKPFSVEQNQAVTDGARVSVVVISNKAESYGPWVVKFLKAIKRRRNSDHAVVPVFYGVDPLTQVYGWSHGRLEAEKLTSHQSRISSNRILTDSELVEEVVRDVYEKLNIAERVGIYSRLLEIENMLYEQPMGIQSIGIWGMPGIGKTTLAKAVFDHMSTDYDACCFIEHFDEAFHKEGLHRLFQERIGVLLKKELGIKNSYIMTPSLYRDKLCHKRILIVLDDVHDSLAAESLLRKFDWFGPGSLIIITSTDKQVFSFCQINQIYKVQGLNWHEALQLFSQNAFGKNVPEQNDRELSVKVIDYVNGNPLALSIYGQELKGKKSGMEAAFLELKKCPPQLIQDALKNAYIALDDNEKNIFLDIACFFRGENVNYVVQMLEGCRYFPRVGIDVLVDKCLVTISENTVQTNDLIRDICQEIFIGEIESCTRMWEFNNIRCLLEDDELEASGGSRETPNCDLVAEDIESILMDTSNMKFDVKHDAFKNMLSLRFLKIYNSSGSKDVLGLKTPKGLDSLPCELRLLHWENYPLQTLPQRFDFEHLIDLRMPYSHLQRFGARAKNVKMLKRIMLCHSKELVECDILRYAQNIELVDLQGCTRLQTFPDTSELQHLRVVNLSGCTEIKSIRGSPPNIEELHLQGTRIRELPISNVVQSPKAKLDRKKLLNLLENFQDVDHIDLEIVTNLAKVASDNQDFSKLVLLNMKDCSQLRSLPDMVHLESLQVLLLSGCSDLEEINGFPRNLRKLYLGGIAIREVPQLPQSLEFLNAHYCKHLKLIRLDFERLPKHYTLSNCFNLSSEVISGFLEKGLSKLAMLASEKQQEPLKTSAVNICIPADARQKSSFLLSLGPNVKIELAPRTREALSGFAMSVVVSFRDNYHNVVGLGIRCTCTWTTRNGHPDQIERVYQCWAPTEAPEVGWDHIFVLCDTEMHLRDGEELVSNICDDEIKFEFQTVSGENKLLGDSCMVTECNVQAITARTGDTTVSEIIEESEVVSINEEDTPPLPKEPEATTYSLSYSKPQKSPSYLTTEGFGMWENFLHILTAMPPKYLATGQAARQIWHEEYGTYERENNEGGVGYFSLVKSIPPKYLPKEEAVSKSTLKEWFKKYALGCGVGCFPLVMSKPPKNSSTGQAVDKSHQRSASENSDKKSRRSRPRDSSRKGPRFSLDVAGRPIAGHRIKRVNLSGPVWEWDPQVGLAQSRRRLTKNVLDPSRKIPINLRAQFQMVRQRAM, from the exons ATGGAATTTATGAAACCAAAAGCTGCTCGTGTTATGCCGCCGATGATGTCTGAGTATCGTCACAGCGTCAACATCATCTGCGAGGAATCCGTACAGTACCATATTGTCAGCCACCTCTGCGCGGCTTTAAGACGGGAAGGCATCTCTGTGTTCGTGGACTCATGCGGCTCTCAGGAAACCAAACCCTTCTCTGTTGAACAGAATCAAGCGGTGACAGATGGGGCTAGGGTTTCTGTGGTAGTTATTTCCAACAAGGCGGAGTCATACGGTCCTTGGGTTGTTAAGTTCTTGAAGGCTATCAAGCGGCGGAGGAACAGTGACCATGCTGTGGTTCCAGTCTTCTATGGGGTCGATCCATTGACCCAAGTTTACGGGTGGTCCCATGGACGGCTGGAGGCCGAGAAACTAACAAGCCACCAATCAAG GATCTCAAGCAATAGGATACTCACCGACTCCGAACTAGTGGAAGAGGTCGTGAGAGATGTTTATGAGAAGCTGAATATTGCAGAACGAGTTGGAATTTACTCGAGGCTACTAGAGATCGAGAACATGCTTTACGAGCAACCGATGGGAATTCAAAGCATAGGAATTTGGGGTATGCCTGGCATAGGCAAGACGACCCTTGCAAAAGCAGTCTTTGACCACATGTCCACTGATTATGATGCTTGTTGCTTCATCGAACATTTTGATGAGGCGTTTCATAAGGAAGGCCTTCACCGTTTGTTCCAAGAAAGAATTGGTGTACTTCTAAAGAAAGAGCTTGGCATAAAGAACTCATATATTATGACACCAAGCCTCTATAGGGATAAACTATGCCATAAAAGGATTCTCATTGTTCTAGACGATGTGCACGATTCTCTGGCTGCAGAGTCTTTGCTTAGAAAGTTTGATTGGTTTGGTCCCGGAAGCTTGATAATCATAACCTCCACAGATAAACAAGTGTTTTCCTTTTGCCAGATCAATCAAATATACAAGGTTCAAGGTTTAAACTGGCACGAGGCTCTGCAGCTATTCTCCCAAAACGCATTTGGGAAAAATGTGCCAGAGCAGAACGACAGGGAACTGTCAGTGAAAGTGATTGACTACGTTAATGGAAACCCGTTAGCTCTCAGTATATATGGCCAAGAGCTAAAGGGAAAGAAGTCAGGAATGGAGGCTGCTTTCTTGGAGCTCAAGAAATGTCCTCCCCAACTGATTCAAGATGCTCTAAAAAACGCCTACATTGCACTTGACGACAACGAGAAAAACATTTTTTTGGACATTGCCTGTTTTTTCAGGGGAGAAAATGTCAACTATGTTGTCCAGATGCTTGAGGGATGTCGTTACTTTCCACGTGTTGGAATAGATGTTCTTGTGGATAAGTGTTTGGTAACTATTTCAGAAAACACTGTGCAAACGAATGATCTGATCCGAGACATCTGCCAAGAAATCTTCATTGGAGAAATTGAGAGCTGCACCAGAATGTGGGAATTTAACAACATCAGATGTCTACTAGAAGATGATGAACTTGAAGCAAGTGGAGGATCCAGAGAAACGCCCAACTGTGATTTG GTGGCTGAAGATATCGAAAGCATACTTATGGACACATCGAACATGAAATTTGATGTCAAACACGATGCCTTCAAGAACATGCTTAGTCTTAGATTTTTGAAGATATACAACAGTTCCGGCTCTAAAGATGTTCTTGGACTCAAAACTCCCAAGGGCCTCGATTCTCTACCTTGTGAGCTAAGGCTCCTCCACTGGGAGAACTATCCACTGCAAACCTTGCCTCAACGTTTTGACTTTGAGCACCTTATTGACCTCCGTATGCCTTACAGTCACCTTCAGAGATTCGGGGCAAGAGCAAAG AATGTCAAGATGTTGAAAAGGATCATGCTTTGTCATTCTAAAGAGCTAGTTGAATGTGACATATTACGATATGCTCAAAATATCGAGCTAGTTGATCTTCAGGGTTGTACAAGATTGCAGACTTTTCCAGACACGAGTGAGCTACAACATCTACGAGTTGTAAATCTCTCAGGTTGCACAGAGATCAAAAGTATCCGAGGATCTCCACCAAATATTGAGGAACTGCATCTCCAAGGGACTCGTATAAGAGAATTACCAATATCCAATGTGGTTCAGTCTCCCAAAGCTAAGCTGGACCGGAAAAAGCTTTTAAATCTTTTAGAAAACTTCCAGGATGTTGATCATATTGATCTGGAGATTGTAACAAATCTTGCTAAAGTTGCTTCAGATAATCAAGATTTTAGCAAGCTTGTCCTCTTGAATATGAAAGATTGTTCCCAACTGCGAAGTCTTCCTGACATGGTACATTTAGAATCTCTGCAAGTTCTTCTTCTGTCTGGGTGCTCAGACCTTGAGGAAATCAATGGTTTTCCAAGGAACCTTAGAAAGCTATACCTTGGTGGCATCGCTATACGAGAAGTGCCACAGCTTCCCCAAAGTCTAGAATTCTTGAATGCTCATTATTGTAAGCATCTCAAGTTAATTCGTTTGGATTTTGAGCGGCTTCCTAAGCACTACACTCTTAGTAATTGTTTTAATCTATCTTCAGAAGTGATCTCTGGATTTTTAGAGAAAGGTTTGTCTAAATTAGCTATGTTAGCTAGCGAAAAACAACAG GAACCCCTCAAAACATCCGCAGTCAACATATGTATTCCTGCAGACGCACGTCAGAAATCCTCGTTTCTTTTAAGTTTAGGTCCAAATGTAAAGATAGAGCTAGCTCCTCGGACCCGAGAAGCTCTTTCAGGCTTTGCTATGTCAGTTGTGGTATCGTTTCGAGATAACTACCACAATGTCGTAGGTCTAGGGATTAGGTGTACATGCACATGGACGACCAGGAACGGCCACCCTGATCAGATAGAGAGAGTATATCAGTGTTGGGCTCCAACAGAAGCTCCAGAGGTTGGATGGGATCACATATTTGTCCTTTGTGATACCGAAATGCATCTACGTGATGGTGAAGAACTCGTTTCTAATATCTGTGATGATGAAATCAAATTTGAATTTCAGACAGTGAGTGGGGAAAACAAGCTTTTAGGTGATAGTTGCATGGTGACGGAATGTAATGTCCAGGCAATTACTGCTCGAACAGGTGACACAACCGTTAGTGAAATTATTGAAGAAAGTGAAGTTGTAAGTATTAATGAAGAGGATACTCCTCCTTTGCCGAAAGAGCCAGAGGCAACGACTTATTCTCTTTCATACAGCAAACCACAGAAGTCCCCTAGTTACCTAACGACTGAGGGATTTGGAATGTGGGAAAACTTTCTCCACATACTCACGGCTATGCCGCCTAAATACTTAGCAACCGGACAAGCAGCAAGGCAAATCTGGCATGAAGAATACGGTACATACGAACGGGAAAATAACGAAGGTGGCGTAGGTTATTTTTCCCTGGTGAAGTCCATCCCGCCCAAATACTTACCAAAGGAAGAAGCCGTTAGTAAAAGCACCTTAAAGGAGTGGTTCAAAAAATATGCACTAGGTTGTGGAGTAGGTTGTTTTCCCCTGGTAATGTCTAAGCCGCCCAAAAACTCGTCAACCGGGCAAGCTGTGGACAAATCACATCAGAGGAGTGCTAGCGAGAATAGTGATAAGAAATCTCGACGCTCGCGTCCACGTGACTCGTCCCGCAAGGGTCCACGATTCAGTTTGGACGTCGCTGGACGGCCCATCGCGGGCCACCGTATAAAACGTGTTAACCTATCCGGCCCCGTGTGGGAGTGGGACCCTCAAGTTGGTTTAGCCCAATCGAGAAGACGCCTTACAAAAAATGTCCTTGACCCATCGAGAAAAATACCCATCAACTTACGAGCTCAATTCCAAATGGTCCGACAACGCGCTATGTGA
- the LOC106315407 gene encoding protein DA1-related 4-like isoform X2 has translation MLYEQPMGIQSIGIWGMPGIGKTTLAKAVFDHMSTDYDACCFIEHFDEAFHKEGLHRLFQERIGVLLKKELGIKNSYIMTPSLYRDKLCHKRILIVLDDVHDSLAAESLLRKFDWFGPGSLIIITSTDKQVFSFCQINQIYKVQGLNWHEALQLFSQNAFGKNVPEQNDRELSVKVIDYVNGNPLALSIYGQELKGKKSGMEAAFLELKKCPPQLIQDALKNAYIALDDNEKNIFLDIACFFRGENVNYVVQMLEGCRYFPRVGIDVLVDKCLVTISENTVQTNDLIRDICQEIFIGEIESCTRMWEFNNIRCLLEDDELEASGGSRETPNCDLVAEDIESILMDTSNMKFDVKHDAFKNMLSLRFLKIYNSSGSKDVLGLKTPKGLDSLPCELRLLHWENYPLQTLPQRFDFEHLIDLRMPYSHLQRFGARAKNVKMLKRIMLCHSKELVECDILRYAQNIELVDLQGCTRLQTFPDTSELQHLRVVNLSGCTEIKSIRGSPPNIEELHLQGTRIRELPISNVVQSPKAKLDRKKLLNLLENFQDVDHIDLEIVTNLAKVASDNQDFSKLVLLNMKDCSQLRSLPDMVHLESLQVLLLSGCSDLEEINGFPRNLRKLYLGGIAIREVPQLPQSLEFLNAHYCKHLKLIRLDFERLPKHYTLSNCFNLSSEVISGFLEKGLSKLAMLASEKQQEPLKTSAVNICIPADARQKSSFLLSLGPNVKIELAPRTREALSGFAMSVVVSFRDNYHNVVGLGIRCTCTWTTRNGHPDQIERVYQCWAPTEAPEVGWDHIFVLCDTEMHLRDGEELVSNICDDEIKFEFQTVSGENKLLGDSCMVTECNVQAITARTGDTTVSEIIEESEVVSINEEDTPPLPKEPEATTYSLSYSKPQKSPSYLTTEGFGMWENFLHILTAMPPKYLATGQAARQIWHEEYGTYERENNEGGVGYFSLVKSIPPKYLPKEEAVSKSTLKEWFKKYALGCGVGCFPLVMSKPPKNSSTGQAVDKSHQRSASENSDKKSRRSRPRDSSRKGPRFSLDVAGRPIAGHRIKRVNLSGPVWEWDPQVGLAQSRRRLTKNVLDPSRKIPINLRAQFQMVRQRAM, from the exons ATGCTTTACGAGCAACCGATGGGAATTCAAAGCATAGGAATTTGGGGTATGCCTGGCATAGGCAAGACGACCCTTGCAAAAGCAGTCTTTGACCACATGTCCACTGATTATGATGCTTGTTGCTTCATCGAACATTTTGATGAGGCGTTTCATAAGGAAGGCCTTCACCGTTTGTTCCAAGAAAGAATTGGTGTACTTCTAAAGAAAGAGCTTGGCATAAAGAACTCATATATTATGACACCAAGCCTCTATAGGGATAAACTATGCCATAAAAGGATTCTCATTGTTCTAGACGATGTGCACGATTCTCTGGCTGCAGAGTCTTTGCTTAGAAAGTTTGATTGGTTTGGTCCCGGAAGCTTGATAATCATAACCTCCACAGATAAACAAGTGTTTTCCTTTTGCCAGATCAATCAAATATACAAGGTTCAAGGTTTAAACTGGCACGAGGCTCTGCAGCTATTCTCCCAAAACGCATTTGGGAAAAATGTGCCAGAGCAGAACGACAGGGAACTGTCAGTGAAAGTGATTGACTACGTTAATGGAAACCCGTTAGCTCTCAGTATATATGGCCAAGAGCTAAAGGGAAAGAAGTCAGGAATGGAGGCTGCTTTCTTGGAGCTCAAGAAATGTCCTCCCCAACTGATTCAAGATGCTCTAAAAAACGCCTACATTGCACTTGACGACAACGAGAAAAACATTTTTTTGGACATTGCCTGTTTTTTCAGGGGAGAAAATGTCAACTATGTTGTCCAGATGCTTGAGGGATGTCGTTACTTTCCACGTGTTGGAATAGATGTTCTTGTGGATAAGTGTTTGGTAACTATTTCAGAAAACACTGTGCAAACGAATGATCTGATCCGAGACATCTGCCAAGAAATCTTCATTGGAGAAATTGAGAGCTGCACCAGAATGTGGGAATTTAACAACATCAGATGTCTACTAGAAGATGATGAACTTGAAGCAAGTGGAGGATCCAGAGAAACGCCCAACTGTGATTTG GTGGCTGAAGATATCGAAAGCATACTTATGGACACATCGAACATGAAATTTGATGTCAAACACGATGCCTTCAAGAACATGCTTAGTCTTAGATTTTTGAAGATATACAACAGTTCCGGCTCTAAAGATGTTCTTGGACTCAAAACTCCCAAGGGCCTCGATTCTCTACCTTGTGAGCTAAGGCTCCTCCACTGGGAGAACTATCCACTGCAAACCTTGCCTCAACGTTTTGACTTTGAGCACCTTATTGACCTCCGTATGCCTTACAGTCACCTTCAGAGATTCGGGGCAAGAGCAAAG AATGTCAAGATGTTGAAAAGGATCATGCTTTGTCATTCTAAAGAGCTAGTTGAATGTGACATATTACGATATGCTCAAAATATCGAGCTAGTTGATCTTCAGGGTTGTACAAGATTGCAGACTTTTCCAGACACGAGTGAGCTACAACATCTACGAGTTGTAAATCTCTCAGGTTGCACAGAGATCAAAAGTATCCGAGGATCTCCACCAAATATTGAGGAACTGCATCTCCAAGGGACTCGTATAAGAGAATTACCAATATCCAATGTGGTTCAGTCTCCCAAAGCTAAGCTGGACCGGAAAAAGCTTTTAAATCTTTTAGAAAACTTCCAGGATGTTGATCATATTGATCTGGAGATTGTAACAAATCTTGCTAAAGTTGCTTCAGATAATCAAGATTTTAGCAAGCTTGTCCTCTTGAATATGAAAGATTGTTCCCAACTGCGAAGTCTTCCTGACATGGTACATTTAGAATCTCTGCAAGTTCTTCTTCTGTCTGGGTGCTCAGACCTTGAGGAAATCAATGGTTTTCCAAGGAACCTTAGAAAGCTATACCTTGGTGGCATCGCTATACGAGAAGTGCCACAGCTTCCCCAAAGTCTAGAATTCTTGAATGCTCATTATTGTAAGCATCTCAAGTTAATTCGTTTGGATTTTGAGCGGCTTCCTAAGCACTACACTCTTAGTAATTGTTTTAATCTATCTTCAGAAGTGATCTCTGGATTTTTAGAGAAAGGTTTGTCTAAATTAGCTATGTTAGCTAGCGAAAAACAACAG GAACCCCTCAAAACATCCGCAGTCAACATATGTATTCCTGCAGACGCACGTCAGAAATCCTCGTTTCTTTTAAGTTTAGGTCCAAATGTAAAGATAGAGCTAGCTCCTCGGACCCGAGAAGCTCTTTCAGGCTTTGCTATGTCAGTTGTGGTATCGTTTCGAGATAACTACCACAATGTCGTAGGTCTAGGGATTAGGTGTACATGCACATGGACGACCAGGAACGGCCACCCTGATCAGATAGAGAGAGTATATCAGTGTTGGGCTCCAACAGAAGCTCCAGAGGTTGGATGGGATCACATATTTGTCCTTTGTGATACCGAAATGCATCTACGTGATGGTGAAGAACTCGTTTCTAATATCTGTGATGATGAAATCAAATTTGAATTTCAGACAGTGAGTGGGGAAAACAAGCTTTTAGGTGATAGTTGCATGGTGACGGAATGTAATGTCCAGGCAATTACTGCTCGAACAGGTGACACAACCGTTAGTGAAATTATTGAAGAAAGTGAAGTTGTAAGTATTAATGAAGAGGATACTCCTCCTTTGCCGAAAGAGCCAGAGGCAACGACTTATTCTCTTTCATACAGCAAACCACAGAAGTCCCCTAGTTACCTAACGACTGAGGGATTTGGAATGTGGGAAAACTTTCTCCACATACTCACGGCTATGCCGCCTAAATACTTAGCAACCGGACAAGCAGCAAGGCAAATCTGGCATGAAGAATACGGTACATACGAACGGGAAAATAACGAAGGTGGCGTAGGTTATTTTTCCCTGGTGAAGTCCATCCCGCCCAAATACTTACCAAAGGAAGAAGCCGTTAGTAAAAGCACCTTAAAGGAGTGGTTCAAAAAATATGCACTAGGTTGTGGAGTAGGTTGTTTTCCCCTGGTAATGTCTAAGCCGCCCAAAAACTCGTCAACCGGGCAAGCTGTGGACAAATCACATCAGAGGAGTGCTAGCGAGAATAGTGATAAGAAATCTCGACGCTCGCGTCCACGTGACTCGTCCCGCAAGGGTCCACGATTCAGTTTGGACGTCGCTGGACGGCCCATCGCGGGCCACCGTATAAAACGTGTTAACCTATCCGGCCCCGTGTGGGAGTGGGACCCTCAAGTTGGTTTAGCCCAATCGAGAAGACGCCTTACAAAAAATGTCCTTGACCCATCGAGAAAAATACCCATCAACTTACGAGCTCAATTCCAAATGGTCCGACAACGCGCTATGTGA
- the LOC106315407 gene encoding protein DA1-related 4-like isoform X3, translating to MEFMKPKAARVMPPMMSEYRHSVNIICEESVQYHIVSHLCAALRREGISVFVDSCGSQETKPFSVEQNQAVTDGARVSVVVISNKAESYGPWVVKFLKAIKRRRNSDHAVVPVFYGVDPLTQVYGWSHGRLEAEKLTSHQSRISSNRILTDSELVEEVVRDVYEKLNIAERVGIYSRLLEIENMLYEQPMGIQSIGIWGMPGIGKTTLAKAVFDHMSTDYDACCFIEHFDEAFHKEGLHRLFQERIGVLLKKELGIKNSYIMTPSLYRDKLCHKRILIVLDDVHDSLAAESLLRKFDWFGPGSLIIITSTDKQVFSFCQINQIYKVQGLNWHEALQLFSQNAFGKNVPEQNDRELSVKVIDYVNGNPLALSIYGQELKGKKSGMEAAFLELKKCPPQLIQDALKNAYIALDDNEKNIFLDIACFFRGENVNYVVQMLEGCRYFPRVGIDVLVDKCLVTISENTVQTNDLIRDICQEIFIGEIESCTRMWEFNNIRCLLEDDELEASGGSRETPNCDLVAEDIESILMDTSNMKFDVKHDAFKNMLSLRFLKIYNSSGSKDVLGLKTPKGLDSLPCELRLLHWENYPLQTLPQRFDFEHLIDLRMPYSHLQRFGARAKNVKMLKRIMLCHSKELVECDILRYAQNIELVDLQGCTRLQTFPDTSELQHLRVVNLSGCTEIKSIRGSPPNIEELHLQGTRIRELPISNVVQSPKAKLDRKKLLNLLENFQDVDHIDLEIVTNLAKVASDNQDFSKLVLLNMKDCSQLRSLPDMVHLESLQVLLLSGCSDLEEINGFPRNLRKLYLGGIAIREVPQLPQSLEFLNAHY from the exons ATGGAATTTATGAAACCAAAAGCTGCTCGTGTTATGCCGCCGATGATGTCTGAGTATCGTCACAGCGTCAACATCATCTGCGAGGAATCCGTACAGTACCATATTGTCAGCCACCTCTGCGCGGCTTTAAGACGGGAAGGCATCTCTGTGTTCGTGGACTCATGCGGCTCTCAGGAAACCAAACCCTTCTCTGTTGAACAGAATCAAGCGGTGACAGATGGGGCTAGGGTTTCTGTGGTAGTTATTTCCAACAAGGCGGAGTCATACGGTCCTTGGGTTGTTAAGTTCTTGAAGGCTATCAAGCGGCGGAGGAACAGTGACCATGCTGTGGTTCCAGTCTTCTATGGGGTCGATCCATTGACCCAAGTTTACGGGTGGTCCCATGGACGGCTGGAGGCCGAGAAACTAACAAGCCACCAATCAAG GATCTCAAGCAATAGGATACTCACCGACTCCGAACTAGTGGAAGAGGTCGTGAGAGATGTTTATGAGAAGCTGAATATTGCAGAACGAGTTGGAATTTACTCGAGGCTACTAGAGATCGAGAACATGCTTTACGAGCAACCGATGGGAATTCAAAGCATAGGAATTTGGGGTATGCCTGGCATAGGCAAGACGACCCTTGCAAAAGCAGTCTTTGACCACATGTCCACTGATTATGATGCTTGTTGCTTCATCGAACATTTTGATGAGGCGTTTCATAAGGAAGGCCTTCACCGTTTGTTCCAAGAAAGAATTGGTGTACTTCTAAAGAAAGAGCTTGGCATAAAGAACTCATATATTATGACACCAAGCCTCTATAGGGATAAACTATGCCATAAAAGGATTCTCATTGTTCTAGACGATGTGCACGATTCTCTGGCTGCAGAGTCTTTGCTTAGAAAGTTTGATTGGTTTGGTCCCGGAAGCTTGATAATCATAACCTCCACAGATAAACAAGTGTTTTCCTTTTGCCAGATCAATCAAATATACAAGGTTCAAGGTTTAAACTGGCACGAGGCTCTGCAGCTATTCTCCCAAAACGCATTTGGGAAAAATGTGCCAGAGCAGAACGACAGGGAACTGTCAGTGAAAGTGATTGACTACGTTAATGGAAACCCGTTAGCTCTCAGTATATATGGCCAAGAGCTAAAGGGAAAGAAGTCAGGAATGGAGGCTGCTTTCTTGGAGCTCAAGAAATGTCCTCCCCAACTGATTCAAGATGCTCTAAAAAACGCCTACATTGCACTTGACGACAACGAGAAAAACATTTTTTTGGACATTGCCTGTTTTTTCAGGGGAGAAAATGTCAACTATGTTGTCCAGATGCTTGAGGGATGTCGTTACTTTCCACGTGTTGGAATAGATGTTCTTGTGGATAAGTGTTTGGTAACTATTTCAGAAAACACTGTGCAAACGAATGATCTGATCCGAGACATCTGCCAAGAAATCTTCATTGGAGAAATTGAGAGCTGCACCAGAATGTGGGAATTTAACAACATCAGATGTCTACTAGAAGATGATGAACTTGAAGCAAGTGGAGGATCCAGAGAAACGCCCAACTGTGATTTG GTGGCTGAAGATATCGAAAGCATACTTATGGACACATCGAACATGAAATTTGATGTCAAACACGATGCCTTCAAGAACATGCTTAGTCTTAGATTTTTGAAGATATACAACAGTTCCGGCTCTAAAGATGTTCTTGGACTCAAAACTCCCAAGGGCCTCGATTCTCTACCTTGTGAGCTAAGGCTCCTCCACTGGGAGAACTATCCACTGCAAACCTTGCCTCAACGTTTTGACTTTGAGCACCTTATTGACCTCCGTATGCCTTACAGTCACCTTCAGAGATTCGGGGCAAGAGCAAAG AATGTCAAGATGTTGAAAAGGATCATGCTTTGTCATTCTAAAGAGCTAGTTGAATGTGACATATTACGATATGCTCAAAATATCGAGCTAGTTGATCTTCAGGGTTGTACAAGATTGCAGACTTTTCCAGACACGAGTGAGCTACAACATCTACGAGTTGTAAATCTCTCAGGTTGCACAGAGATCAAAAGTATCCGAGGATCTCCACCAAATATTGAGGAACTGCATCTCCAAGGGACTCGTATAAGAGAATTACCAATATCCAATGTGGTTCAGTCTCCCAAAGCTAAGCTGGACCGGAAAAAGCTTTTAAATCTTTTAGAAAACTTCCAGGATGTTGATCATATTGATCTGGAGATTGTAACAAATCTTGCTAAAGTTGCTTCAGATAATCAAGATTTTAGCAAGCTTGTCCTCTTGAATATGAAAGATTGTTCCCAACTGCGAAGTCTTCCTGACATGGTACATTTAGAATCTCTGCAAGTTCTTCTTCTGTCTGGGTGCTCAGACCTTGAGGAAATCAATGGTTTTCCAAGGAACCTTAGAAAGCTATACCTTGGTGGCATCGCTATACGAGAAGTGCCACAGCTTCCCCAAAGTCTAGAATTCTTGAATGCTCATTATT AA